A portion of the Amyelois transitella isolate CPQ chromosome 2, ilAmyTran1.1, whole genome shotgun sequence genome contains these proteins:
- the LOC106128985 gene encoding large ribosomal subunit protein uL10m produces the protein MALVNRAILPVKTPFILVKRFRGKINIQRPRKPHFERQLLIDLSKPYYGPRKNSLPDYALCDKSKQSSRTEIDNPFERILARECLDWFNTSKMVVFLHLNSISMEDKTPIFATLKKNDMHLRTYGKKIVSMATKGTRYEAVNQLFTSHQNIIFGQPDKADKMFKILKKAPQLVVMAGIIQDKFMSKNELLEFSKMPSIDMARSQLCAVLDSAGCSLVRQLNQSQQMLVSYLEKHVELQNKPKDQDMES, from the exons ATGGCTTTAGTTAATCGag CGATTCTACCAGTTAAAACACCGTTTATATTGGTGAAACGCTTTCGAGGAAAAATCAATATTCAGAGACCTCGTAAACCCCATTTTGAGAGACAGCTTTTGATCGACCTAAGCAAGCCTTATTATGGTCCACGAAAAAATAGCTTACCTGACTATGCCCTTTGCGATAAAAGCAAGCAATCAAGCAGAACGGAAATAGATAACCCTTTCGAACGAATTTTAGCCAGAGAATGTCTAGATTGGTTCAATACATCCAAAATGGTTGTTTTCTTACATCTTAATTCAATTAGTATGGAAGATAAAACTCCTATATTTGCGACTTTGAAGAAAAATGATATGCATCTTAGAACATatggtaaaaaaattgtgagcATGGCTACAAAAGGCACTCGGTATGAAGCTGTAAATCAATTGTTTACCTCCcaccaaaatataatttttggtcAACCAGATAAAGCTGACAAAATGTTTAAGATACTGAAAAAGGCACCACAATTGGTTGTCATgg CTGGGATAATTCAAGATAAATTTATGTCTAAAAATGAACTGTTGGAATTCAGTAAAATGCCCAGCATTGACATGGCCCGCAGTCagctttgtgctgttttggACAGCGCTGGATGTAGTCTAGTTAGACAATTGAATCAGAGTCAACAGATGCTCGTGTCCTATTTAGAAAAGCATGTGGAACTTCAAAATAAACCTAAAGATCAAGACATGGAGAGTTGA
- the LOC106128984 gene encoding homeobox protein Mohawk, translating to MTLIQKTFESKAESMDRLQTKDDNGKSLRPVRNRRYTRRSLVAGQRPQKRLFTPEIKRYLKDWLVRRRENPYPNREEKKFLSNETGLTYIQICNWFANWRRKLKNVNAERNQQTWGHLIRTYNDRAQGNVEQFSICSDDSIWSENEQASPKTGSIDLAHSTNNSPEQTQHPEYDSDSSSISKERSDNINNNSYNVMHDNCNLAESNSVSSPLLLSKWLESAARFQPSETNYSWWADGKRRKPENKMQRAVNTTRHDRDEVEAAMALTTLASATRRLTAP from the exons ATGACTCTTATTCAAAAAACTTTCGAATCGAAAGCAGAATCCATGGATAGACTGCAGACCAAAGATGATAATGGCAAGTCCCTACGCCCCGTAAGAAACAGACGATACACCAG GCGAAGTTTAGTGGCAGGCCAAAGACCtcaaaaaagattatttactCCAGAAATCAAGAGATATTTAAAAGATTGGCTCGTTCGGCGTAGAGAAAACCCATACCCAAACAGAGAAGAAAAAAAGTTTCTTTCCAACGAAACAGGGCTTACATATATTCAA ATTTGCAATTGGTTTGCTAACTGGAGAAGAAAGCTAAAAAATGTGAATGCTGAACGAAATCAACAAACATGGGGACATCTTATACGCACATATAACGACCGTGCACAGGGAAATGTTGAGCAATTTAGCATTTGCTCTGACGATAGCATATGGAGCGAAAACGAACAAGCCAGTCCCAAAACAGGATCGATCGACTTGGCCCACAGTACGAACAACAGTCCAGAACAAACACAGCACCCGGAGTATGATTCAGATTCATCGTCCATTTCTAAAGAAAGAAgcgataatataaataacaactcTTATAATGTTATGCACGATAATTGCAATCTTGCGGAGTCCAATAGTGTTTCAAGTCCATTACTGCTCAGCAAGTGGTTAGAGAGTGCAGCCCGCTTTCAACCCAGCGAAACCAATTACTCATGGTGGGCGGACGGAAAACGACGAAAGCCGGAGAACAAAATGCAACGAGCAGTCAACACAACCCGCCATGACCGAGATGAAGTAGAGGCTGCAATGGCTCTAACCACATTGGCTAGTGCTACCAGACGTCTAACAGCGCCATGA